tctctggttgtttacCTGTCTCTGGTTGTTTACCTTTTTGTCTTCAGGAAGGACcctttgtttacatgtctctggttgtttactgtttgtgttttcaggaaggtccctttgtttacatgtctctggttgtttacCTGTCTCTGGTTGTTTACCTTTTTGTCTTCAGGAAGGACcctttgtttacatgtctcTGGTTGGGACAGTGGAGACATCTGAGGGTCCGCTGGCTGAGCTCTGTAAGTCCAGTTCCTCGGTCTTCTGTGAAGTATTGGAGTACACTGACACAGACGGACACATCACTTTGGTCCTGCAGACTCATTAATCCTTCATCTCAGTTTGAGGTTTACAGATTGGACCTGTCTCCACGTCTGTCAGGACTTTTAACGGTCCTCCTGTTTGTCTCTCACCTGTAGGGAAGGAGTACAGCAAAGCCGACAGTCGCTGGTTAGTTTCCGATCCAACCATTGTCTCCGTAGAGATTCTGACCGTGGTCCTCGGCTCTCTCCTCGGGCTGCTGCTGATACACGCCATACTGCGGGACAAGTACTACAGGTGATACTACAACGAGTACCACAGGCAGTGTACAGCTCGTCATACTTGTAGAGACCGTCCATTGACTCTGTGAACCTCACCTTCCTGTTCTTGTCAGACACTTCCTGCAGATCGCTCTGAGCGTGTGCGAGCTGTATGGCGGCTGGATGACCTTctgtcctgattggctgctgggCAGTCCTCACTTGGACACGTCCAGCTGGCTCCACCTGTGGATATATCTGGTCTTCTTTAATGGACTCTGGGTCCTGGTCCCGGTCCTGCTGCTCTTCCAGTCCTGGGTCAGTCTCAGGagtctgcacatgctcagatcAGACCACAGCAACATGATTAGCAAGCAGAAGTAGAGACAAGGAGCCAATCATCAGTGAAGATCAATAATGATCACAATACTGTTTGATTGTAAACGGACTCAAcccagcatgtgtgtttgaaacatttttattgagcTCTTTTAAATAAAGGTGGAGAtggtctgccccccccccagcctCAGCTCTTCTTGATCAGTTTGTGGACAGACAGGAAGGCCTGCTGCAGGCCGAGGCCCTTCAGAGCGCTGCACGCCTGGATCTCCCACAGCCGGTCACTGTAACTGTGGAGGTTCAGCTGGGTGGAgacctgagcagagagagaatgGAGGTGAGGAGAAGTCTAACTGGACCACTTGGTTCTAAACCACGCCCTCCTGCAGGAGAACTAGTGCAGGTCTGTACCTCCCGTATGGTCAGGGAGTTGGGTAGATCCTTCTTGTTGGCCAGGACCATCAGAGGAACTCTTCGTAATTTCTCCTCACTCAGAACCTTCTTCAAGGCCTTCTGGGCTTCCGCCATCCGTCCCCGGTCACTACTGTCCACCACAAAGACCAGGGCCTTACAGTCGTCCAGGTAGAACCTGGAGAACACAAAGatggtttgtgtgcatgtgtgtgtttgtctgtttgtgccGGGTGGTGTCCTTACTTCCAGTTGGGCCTCATGCTGCTCTGTCCTCCAACATCCCAAACCGTCAAAGATGTCTTCTTGTCCAGGACCAGAGTCCCCACATTGAAGCCGATGGTCGGAGACGTCTCCACCACCTGAAAGTTCACACAGTCAGCCTCAGCAGGTAAATCGTGCCGTCTCCCTTGGGCGTGCTCACCTGTCCTGTTAGCAGCCGGGCCAGCAGAGTCGACTTCCCGGCAGAGTCCAGACCAACAAGGATCACCTGGTGATACAAAGACAGGTGTGACTGCAGGAAACACATTGAGCGTGTCAGGTGAGCTGATTTACCTGCGGCCCGATGCAGGAGCGCGACTGACCCATCGctcttcctctcttgtcctGTAAACGGACTCTTCTTCAGTCACAAACAGAGCCACTGGTTAGACGGCTCAGAGCGTCAACAAGTCTCAGTGTGTTCAGGCTCATCCATGCCAGCAGCCAATAGCAGGgcaggtcacatgactgtaTGACAGGTTTGACTACATTTTTGACCCCAAGCACCCCGGCTgtcaccaaagaagaagaagccgcAGTTAGACAGGTGATAGAAAACATGTTGTTACTGACATCCGGACTGAAAACACTCAGAATAACActatataaaacacacatcaacacaacaacacaacatcaacacacaacaatctgtcaccaaagaagaagaagctgcagttAGACAGGTGATAGAAAACATGTTGTTACTGACATCCAGACTGAAAACACTCAGAATAACActatataaaacacacatcaacacaacaacaacacaacaacacactaacacacaacaacacatctaCACACCAACATGAGCTCCTACTAAAGGCTGGAGCTCACTGCTTCCTCCTGCACATTGAACCAAGgctccttcctgtctgtcatcgtgttttaaataaagttgagACGCGGGCGGAGGAGGAGTCTGGTAAGGAGGCAGACTCCTCCTTACCAgactcctcctccacccgctCGGCCTGCAGGCGGAGGAGGAGTCTGGTAAGGAGGAGTCTGCCTCCTTGTATAAAGCCGCTTTCTGtcgcctcctccctccttctcctttctcctccggcggctccttcctcctccttctggaTCTCCTTCATCATGGGCTTCGGTGACCTGAAATCCGCCTCCGGCCTCAAGGTGCTGAACGACTTCCTGGCGGACCGCAGCTACATTGAGGGGTCAGTGCTCATCGAACCGAACCGAACCATCGGCTCACACTCCGTTATAAACTCCGCTGCTGCTATCGCCGGCGCCGCCATCTTGGCGCCGCGCTAAGCTAATGTGGCTAACGGTTAGCCGTTAGCCGAGGGagtttaaaagttaaaataaagtGACAGGAAGCCGTTCAGTACCCGGGACCACATCTGACAGTGTCCGAGAAGGAGTCCCACTTTATCGGACTGCATTATAATCGGTTTTTATTCAGTTTGATGTGACGAAGCTCTGACATGTTAGCGTCACACTCTGCTAGCATGGAGCCACATGGTGCTAACATGCAGCTGTTGATGCTACGTGTTATTGAGTCCACTCAGATCACTGCCTGTTTTTATATCGAGTATGTACTGTTCAAAGGTGATCAGTTTAATTGATCTTTGTCGATCAGACAGTGTCAGACTGTGTGATACCAGATGGACGTGTCCTCCAGTGCATGCTGAGAGGATAATCACGTCATTTCCACATCCTCAGATTCGTCCCTTCTCAGGCAGATGTGGCCGTCTTTGAGGCCATCTCGGTAGCACCCCAGGCTGACCTCTGCCACGCCCTCCGCTGGTTCAACCACATCAAATCCTACCAGAGCCAGAAGAACAGGTGAGGATGACGTCATCAGGGGGACTTGCACAGGGGTGACAGCGTGGTAAACCCCTCCTCCTGTTAGTCTTCCAGGTGTGAAGAAGCCCCTGGGTCAGTACGGCCCGGCTGGTGTGGCAGACACCACCTCAGGCGCCGCTGCCCCTGCTGCCCCCACAAAGGACGAGGACGACGATGACATCGACCTTTTTGGCTCTGATGAGGAGGTGAGGTCACAGTAATGTCTCCGAGCCTGCCTTGTGGGTGGGAGTCTGACCCTGATCTTTGTCTGGCAGGAAGACATTGAGGCAGCCAAGCTGAAGGAGCAGCGCCTGGCTGAGTACGCCGCCAAGAAAGCAAAGAGTACGTCCTAGAAGGCACACGCGTCAGTTCTTCTAAGATTCGGCTTGTCGTGATGATCATCCAAACACCATCTTTCGGCTGATGGCCTGATGGACATCTTTACTTTACCTGAACAGTCTCTGCCTCCGTTGAAATGCAGGCGGCGTTGTTACCGTAGTAACTAActgtttccttcctctctcagaACCCACCCTTATCGCCAAATCGTCGATCCTTTTGGATGTGAAGCCGTGGGATGATGAGACCGACATGTCCAAGCTGGAGGAATGTGTCCGCAGCATCCAGATGGACGGACTGCTGTGGGGACAGTGTAAGAGTCTGATTATTGATTACTAATCTCAAGAGTCTGTGATGATTTAACACACCATCTTTCGGCTGAAGACTGATGGACACTTTACTCTCTGAGGCTCTGAGCCACAGCTGTACAGGTAAAAGCACCAGACACTGATCAATAAATAATCCTATGGATGTCTTTGCAGCCAAGCTGGTCCCAGTGGGTTACGGCATCAAGAAACTACAGATCAGCTGTGTGGTGGAAGACGACAAGGTGATCCCTtctccctgtgtttgtgtgtcctgtgtttgtgtgtgtgtgtgcttaatgcttgtgtttgtgtacaggTGGGCACAGACATCCTGGAGGAGAAAATTACAGCATTTGAAGATTTTGTCCAGTCAATGGATGTTGCTGCATTTAACAAGATCTAAAAACAAGCgtcacaataaaaataaaagcacttcaGCACAAGTCAACTTGTCCggttttcattcaataaaaGTGAAATACAGTGTTTTACAGGATACACTTCAGAGTATAAAGTTTACTTAAATCTACAGACT
This region of Parambassis ranga chromosome 2, fParRan2.1, whole genome shotgun sequence genomic DNA includes:
- the ebpl gene encoding emopamil-binding protein-like, whose protein sequence is MDSPTTLGLSLVSILSLLACSFQLLAAVLLTQRYGGNRSAEDRRILLWLFYDVIVHLTLEGPFVYMSLVGTVETSEGPLAELWKEYSKADSRWLVSDPTIVSVEILTVVLGSLLGLLLIHAILRDKYYRHFLQIALSVCELYGGWMTFCPDWLLGSPHLDTSSWLHLWIYLVFFNGLWVLVPVLLLFQSWVSLRSLHMLRSDHSNMISKQK
- the arl11 gene encoding ADP-ribosylation factor-like protein 11, with product MGQSRSCIGPQVILVGLDSAGKSTLLARLLTGQVVETSPTIGFNVGTLVLDKKTSLTVWDVGGQSSMRPNWKFYLDDCKALVFVVDSSDRGRMAEAQKALKKVLSEEKLRRVPLMVLANKKDLPNSLTIREVSTQLNLHSYSDRLWEIQACSALKGLGLQQAFLSVHKLIKKS
- the eef1b2 gene encoding elongation factor 1-beta — translated: MGFGDLKSASGLKVLNDFLADRSYIEGFVPSQADVAVFEAISVAPQADLCHALRWFNHIKSYQSQKNSLPGVKKPLGQYGPAGVADTTSGAAAPAAPTKDEDDDDIDLFGSDEEEDIEAAKLKEQRLAEYAAKKAKKPTLIAKSSILLDVKPWDDETDMSKLEECVRSIQMDGLLWGQSKLVPVGYGIKKLQISCVVEDDKVGTDILEEKITAFEDFVQSMDVAAFNKI